TCCCCTTGTGCATTCATTACACATCTAAACATATTTATCCCATTGCTCGgatgtaagtattttttatcatcatccgTTATCCACAATTTTTCCTCAATAATATTCTTTTGTAATCGTTCATCGTACCAAATATGGTAATTATTGTCGTACAAGTCCTTTAAATGTTCAACATTCCGCTGGGTGGATTTTGACAATATCGCTGAAATTTGTCCTTGAAATTCGGGCAttgttgtgaaaaaaaatataaaagcagTGAAGAAAGTAATACGCATAGATAATTTATCCATTGGCGTCAATGCTCCCATACTCAGTGACATTTTAACAACATCCATTACAGCCCAACCAATATcagttttattaatgattaccattagtgcagttattaataataatattataattgtcATGATTATAAACTGGATATTATATTGGTTATTGACTTcttcaataattgtaaaataatctgatttttttattaatatagaaAAAGTTTCTTCGTAATATTGTGTTATTATATCTGTTAACTCATAATTAGCATCTGCCAATAGCATTTTTGAGTTGTGAATATCGTATTTATTGTTCCTATTAACTAATGAATCTATATAaccatttttaattgcatCTGCTTGAAAACTTTTATGAATGATATAGAATGAACTGGTAGCATTCAAATATGGTGATAAATCGTATGGACCCGTCATTTCTCCTTTACTATACGTCGGTTTATAAGGTGtatctttgatatttattacgTGATCGCGAGTAGTATTGGGTAATGTATTAAAATacgtcatttttattttataaccaTCTAAACGTCCAGTTTTGTCAAAGGTAATATTTCGACAAAGTTTACTGTctgtaaatgaaaatatttaatttataatttgttattagTGCAGTTgcaattgatattaaaatttgtcaaatCTATTccaattttatgttttttattttattactaaacgaTCTATACTAAttgatgttaaaattaaaatactcaatatttttcacgagttaatttgattttaagttatttttattcaagttaCACATAAAATTGCTCAAACTTTACTTCTaatcaaaaagaaataattcaaaaattaccatttaaataataaacgaaattttttttacctacatcatatttttttttttaataaacaaacaaccccgtaaaaaaattatggtaaccgtttCTAGTATACGTTTATCAAATCTCAACCTATAactttatggtaataattactaagaATTATAGGctatatacttattatttttgtgagaAGCTTTCATAACTGTGAGAacaattcctataattatggtaatagttcCTATATCGTATAGTTAttgaattatggtaatgattacaatGCTCATAGGAATAGTCTCCAAAATCGTATAGGAATAGatcctatatattttatggcGGTTACAAGGTGCGTACGGGAATGAATTCTATACATCATGacaaccattcccataatataatgataattgttTCTATACCACTATAGTAATAATTCCCATGCTATTATGGTTATGTTACAATCATCATCTACTATAGCAGTGATTTCAATACTATATAGGAATCAATACCATAATACATAGTAATGgtaaccataatattatggtaaatgTTACCATAGTACTATGgaaacgattaccataattacaTAAGAACTCTCAATGTAATTTCATAGGAACTGCTCTCATATCGTACAGGAATGAAAACTATATTGATggaaatggttaccataattttgTATAGgaccgttcctataatcattattttaaaaaaccgatTACCAGGcgttatgggaactattctcATCTATTGTGATtgttactataaatttatctctgtGTAGCTTTcttatttatctaattatgttgtaaaatattaataataatgatgaatacCTTTTATCATAGGTTGCTTGTATAAAGTCCAATTTTTATTGTCGCCTTCATcatcaaaagtatttattgtTTCAGCCTCTTGCCAAAGCGGTGGTGCAAAGTTAGTGAATGGATTTAGCGTATAAATAGTTGTCGTAtcgttatcattatcatcaacagattttttacacaaaaaatacGCCAATAATAAATCTTGTTCCCATAATAATCCAAGTACTTTGCCGGCATCAGTACAAGACACTTTTGCAGTGccgagaattaaaaaaattgacgtgATACTCCATGTACTTGATAGTTTCAGTTTACCAATAAGTGTTTTAAGTGTATCAATTGAATTCACTGATAATATATACGATGGGTAAGAGCGAtggttaatttgaattttagtcGGTTTATAATTTCCGTCAATTACTATTACCGATGAACTACTATCATCAGCATtccacatatttttaattcgatGCATTTCATTATCTTCAGCTAAATCAGCGGTTATGATAatcgaattaaatttattgttgaaacACATTCCTAGTAACTGCCtctgttgataataattaaaatcaaataagttaactatttattattaaaaatataaaaaaatgatcatttaAATTACCGCATGATCATATAGGTGTGAAGATGAACTTTTTGATGGcagtttgataaaatttataccacTGCATTTaacattaacaataaataaaaaataaaaacaaagaacAATTTTGTTAATCCACACAATTGCGCGCATTTGAatcatttgtaatttttaagtagaaaaaattagaaaaacgATTACaaactatttataattatagcgatataaaatgaatttattttctttgccTTGGCATGTGCTTAGAATA
The sequence above is drawn from the Microplitis demolitor isolate Queensland-Clemson2020A chromosome 3, iyMicDemo2.1a, whole genome shotgun sequence genome and encodes:
- the LOC103572982 gene encoding uncharacterized protein LOC103572982; amino-acid sequence: MIQMRAIVWINKIVLCFYFLFIVNVKCSGINFIKLPSKSSSSHLYDHARQLLGMCFNNKFNSIIITADLAEDNEMHRIKNMWNADDSSSSVIVIDGNYKPTKIQINHRSYPSYILSVNSIDTLKTLIGKLKLSSTWSITSIFLILGTAKVSCTDAGKVLGLLWEQDLLLAYFLCKKSVDDNDNDTTTIYTLNPFTNFAPPLWQEAETINTFDDEGDNKNWTLYKQPMIKDSKLCRNITFDKTGRLDGYKIKMTYFNTLPNTTRDHVINIKDTPYKPTYSKGEMTGPYDLSPYLNATSSFYIIHKSFQADAIKNGYIDSLVNRNNKYDIHNSKMLLADANYELTDIITQYYEETFSILIKKSDYFTIIEEVNNQYNIQFIIMTIIILLLITALMVIINKTDIGWAVMDVVKMSLSMGALTPMDKLSMRITFFTAFIFFFTTMPEFQGQISAILSKSTQRNVEHLKDLYDNNYHIWYDERLQKNIIEEKLWITDDDKKYLHPSNGINMFRCVMNAQGDSRIACIYPSKFILTFASHLKNLHVLKSPVFRNYNVYWSRKNWVLKNRFDKIATMPVEAGFLYYSDKKRINNILNKMKKIDKIKNAQKYNQLDFNSFEHTYIFMGISLLWVFIIFGIEILLHNYSRLYRQFKMRNCKKKSKSLRSQPRIVFFPGRMVLLNNREDV